Within Fusarium keratoplasticum isolate Fu6.1 chromosome 8, whole genome shotgun sequence, the genomic segment GCACCAAAAGGACCTAACAGGAGGGTTGAGAAGCGCTAAGATATAGCGGACTTTCGCACTGGTATATGGGGCCTAGCTGCGAACTTATAGTGATGTCTGGGATTTTTAGTGGAGTGATGCATCAAATCCCCCGTTAGAGTATACTTATGGCCCCCACTTGTGGCGGCCTGAAGTCCATGTCTGTTGTCCATCCCCTTCACACCAACTACACATTTATGACATCCATATTGTAGCTGTTGGCCTGCACCTTGCAGGCAGCCTGATTAAAAGCCTGAACGGAATGGGATACACAGCCCCTGGCTCAGCCTCTCACATAGCCCTCCCACAAAGCCTTATCGAACGCCTTCGTGAAAGCCTTGAGGACGGCCTCATTCatggcctccatggcctccatggcCCCATCTATAGTGGTATAAGAAATCATTTTCTCACTCGTCTAGATAGAAGAAATAAAACTCCTCACCACTCAAATTCCTCCCCCTCAATCAACACCTTGTGCCTTCTAGGCTGTCCCAGTTCTTCTGCAAGCTACCCCGCCCGCTTGATCTTTGCTGAAGGTTCAAATGACTGAGCATCAGTATAGCCCCATCCCTCATGGCAAGGGGGTAATCCGACTTCTCCGACTATTAAAAGGTTTCCCATGTGAAAGAGTTCATTGTGAACTCTTCGAGGTTGCGGCCTGGAAACCGGACGACATTACATATGAAGCACTGTCCTACACTTGGGGAACAACACCCGCTACTAGTACACCCGAAGATGATGCACGTCGACAATCCATGTCAAAGGACACCTCTTCGAAAAATTCCAAACCTGCAGGAGATATTACGCTTGAGGAGATTACTATCCAGAATCGAAGTGGGTTAACCACAATGAAGATTAAGCCGAATCTACATTCAGCTCTGCGGTACTTGAGAAGAGAGAATCAAGATAGGATTCTTTGGACTGATGCGATCTGCATCAGCCAGCTTGACGACGTCGAAAAGGGGGATCAGATTGGGCAGATGAGATACATCTATGAAAACGCCGAGCAAGTCCTTGTCtgacttggccaaggagatgagatgaCTGACAAGATCTTGGACTCCATCCATAACCTGCACGAAGAAGCATCTGCCAGACATGACAACTGGAAGGACCCAAAACAACTCCTTACCATCTGCGGGCCAATATTTCGGCAGCGACTAGAGCTGGCGACAGCAAACGAGTATTGCAAACAGATTGAGGCGCTTCAAGAGCTGTTCAAAAGACCCTGGTTTCAACGTGTCTGGATCCTCCAGGAAATCGCCAGCGCCCGTGCCGCGACAATCGTGTGCGGATCGAAGTCCGTCCCGGGCTTCATTTTTGCGCTAATGCCTTCGATACTTGgacttgaacttgatgatcATACTCAAGCCATTCTTGACATCATGCCTGGAAGACTGCGGGATCAGTCTTGGTGGTCCGACAGGCGGGACCTTCACTTTCTGCTGAAGAAGTTTGCCGCATGCCAAGCGACCGAGGCTCGCGATAAGATTCTCGCTCTACTGGGAATCTCATCAGATGCCTCTAACCCCGAATTATTTCATCCTGATTGCGAAAAGACCCTGGAAGGGGTATGTCGCGATACTCTCTGCTTCCTACTCTTTGGGAAGGTTCTCCCATCATCGGTCATTACGCTTCCGAGTCCATCTCTCTCGGAGTTAGTCGAATATCTAGAAGACATACCCCGTTTGTCCCACTGGGTACTTAACTGGGCATTGCGGGAGAGACATGACCTGACGACAATTCATATCCTGGATGTTCATGGACATACCGCACTAGATTTGACCGCGGGTGACTTGATTGAATATGGGGGCCACCTCACGTTGATCGTGCACCTTTTTTCCAACAATCTTGTCGATGATGCCTTAACAAACCAATCaggggagaagctgctcaacatTGCTGCAAGAAagggagatgaagaggcagTTCGTTTTCTTCTCGGGCTCCCTAAGACCGATATCAACCACAAGGACTCCGATAACCTGACACCACTGGCCGTTGCAATAATACATGGATACTTTTCTGTTGTGGAGTTACTGCTGAGCCAGGAAAAAATCAACGTTATTGAAGGGGGGGTTCTTGGAACTACACCCATCTCGCTACCCTATCTCCAACAGGATTCAGATATGGCACAGGTTCTGGCCACTCGCAAACGTTGCATGGTGGAGGAAGTTTTGCGAGGGAAAAGATTGGTTCATGCCAATCGAGCTTTGCTGGCAATCATGGCAAGAGATGACGATAAAGTCGGCTTGAAAGTTCTCATCAGCCGTGGCGTCCACTACCATAGTAGAGATAACCATGGTCGAACGCCACTGACACGAGCGGCCATGAACGGCTCCTTGCTAGCTGTGGAGACTCTGGTTAAAGAAGATTCTCGCGGCTTCATCCAAGTCGATGACCGGGATTTCGAGGGTAGAACAGCTCTTTCGCACGCTGCTGAAATGGGACAACTAACTGTATGCCACTATCTAATGATGTGTGGTGCAGATATCGACAAGAAGGATCACGGTGGCAAGTCACCCAGGGATTGGGCCAAAGATAGGGCTGCACTGGACAAGGTCTGGACTCTAATTTGCAACAGGGCCAGTTCCGTATTTGGAAGGAAGTTGAGGGAACGCGATGTAACGGCGTTGGCCTCCTTTTCTTGGAGTGTTGGGATGGTTGAGCGTCAAAGCGTAGATGACATTTTCGCAGCGATGTTGCTGTGTCATCTTGAAACCGGCGATTAGTTTGAGCCTTTGCTGCACTGTATTTGTTACTACTTGTTCACTGCCTCTGATTCTTGTCCTGGTCGCTCAAAAGTTCTTTGTAAAGGCCTTTTCATGATCCTACCCTTCGAATCTTGAGTACGCCATTTAGCCACCTCACAAGGGCTTTCAATCATATCTCACACGAGAAGAGCCTGGCAAATAACAGTGAAATCATCTCTGCTATTCATTCATGAAAAGAGCAGTTCCTGCGAACCCCTTTGAGTGGAGCTGTCACTGCTGCATCGGGCAAATTCATCTCAACAACGCGCACCCTTCCTTCATCGAACAGAGGCCTTTCGtttaaaaaaaaggccaTTCTCCAATCGTAGAGATGAAAATAGCCGAATTCGGGAATATAATTCAATCCCATTTGCGCAAATTCACCCAAATAAACAGAACCGGCTTGGCAGTTGCCGGCAGTGCCAGGACGGGATGTTTACCATTGTGCCTCACATCCATTCCCCCTCTGCAAATAGAGAATCGTCAACAATACAGAATCATCATTCAACGAGAATTTTCCTTTTCTGTACATCCTACTTATACATAAGAACCCAAACGCCAAGATGAAATCCCATCAACGAACAGTTTGTCTCCTCGACACCTTCGAAACAAACCGACCAGCGAAGAAGCAAACGACAACGCCAACGGCAGCGACTACAAGAACATCTTCGACCGGCGAGAAACCTTCACGATGTTCCGCAAGTCTCCTCGATCTTCGTCCCCGAAGAAACCTCGACCCTCCACCCCAAAGAAACCCTCCAAGCTCCGACTCTTCTCGACCCCCGACAAGATGGAGACCCCTACCAAGGACGAGACCACCCCTACCGCCCCCATGGAGTCGCCTCCCGCCCCTGCTCCCCCCGTCGATTCGgagctcgccaaggctgagacCTTCAGCATGGAGCAGATTCGTCGCGCTCGTAACCCCATCATGAACATCGCTGTTCGAGGCACCATCAACCGCTTCAGCCTCGAGTTTTTCCTGCTTCCCGGTGAGCGCCGCAGCCGCTCTCACGTCttggttgagcttgatgagaagaTTCGCTTCCGTGACTCCGAGGGTAACGTCGCTGACATTAAGGGTCTTGCCATCTGGATGAAGCATGTTGGCGACAACTTCGACGGTGAGCTTCACGTTCGCTACGTCATTGAGGGTCGTCACTTTGTCGAGCCTCTTGCTCGCTTCCAGTTTCCTCTTGTCAACGCCACCAAGCCTGTTTCTGAGCACGTCACCACCATCGATGTCATCAACGTTCTTCAGGGACTCATTGGCGAATTCCCTGCCATTCACCGCAAGACTCTGACCCAGTTCACCTTCCGCCTTCACAAGGGCCGCCTCCTTGGTTGCCGTGATGCCGTGTAAGTTTCCCTCCGTCTTCGTTTGCGGAAAACACCAGCTGACAAGCCCAGTACCCAGTGGATGATccgcctcaacctcgccggCATTGTCGGTTGGCACTACACCCGCCAGGAGGTCGAGAACGTCGAGTACATCGGACGCCAGGCCGTCAGCGGCCGCGGTTTCGACACCATGATCGACCAGAACTTCGCCTCCGACATGGTCTGCGACGAGTGGGGTTTCCTttccgtcgtcgtcaaggtcTCGCCCGTCTGCCGCGCCATCTGGCAGCCCAACACCTACCGCGTCATCAAGCACGCCGGAAAGGATCTCCCCTACATGAAGGACGAgaacgacaaggtcatctGCACTGAGCAGTGGATCCCCAACAAGGACTAAAGCGATTTGGTTCTGACCGTCCGACCCGCGGACAAAAGGTGGTTTGGCATTGATCGAGGTACAATTTGGAAGGAAGGGATGAAGTGAAAATGGTGGATCTAATGGATCAGGAATTTTATCGATGAATAGGCACGACGGACGGTGCCAGTCTTATGTACCTCGGATCTGAGTTATCAATGCCAAACATAACAGTGGAATTGGGATCCCGTGACTTTGTGATGCCCCATGGCTTGTATCCTCCCAGCTCGTAGTCCCACCACGGTCCACGTACAGCGTGTGCGATCGCCAAGAAGTCGGCGGGCAGGTAAGGCAGACCGCGCGTCTGGTTgcggatgatgtcgaggacAGAGACTGCAACGGAGAGGCCAAGCATGACTGTAACTGCTATTAGGACGCTGCAGCGTACGATGTAGACTTGCTCGATGACGCGGGAGAGAGTGGGAACTTCTGAAGTGCCAAAGTAGCCGGCGGTGCTGATGGAGACGATTGCGTGAGCCATGTTTCCAAAGAAGTGACCCAGATCTTCCGAGGTTGGGATCGAATAGAGGGCGTCTAGTgtgtcgtcgacgatggcgatTTGGTTCTCGAAGATGTACCACGGGATAGCTGTCATGTACACAACAAGTGCATTCAGTGCCTCAGTGTCAAGCGCGGAGGTGTTGGATCGTGGGGAAGGCATGCAGTCCGTCATGATAGTTCCGTTGAAGTGACATGATCCAATTGACCACTTGAGAGAAGGCGTGCACTTGGTCCGAGATATCCAGTCTCCATCGTCGGTCTGAACAAGGCTGTTGTCGGATCCCTTGGCCCGCAGCGCGGTGGCGTTGATGGTTGGGATTGTTCGAGTGGCCGAGAGGAAGTATGTAGAGCCTCCGGTTGGGATCTTGTTGGTGCTCTCGGTCGAGGCGTTGTTCCATAGCCTCAGCCTCTGAGAGCCATGCGACTTTCCCCGAAGCTCGATGCTCTCGACGCTTCCATCTGGAAGAGTAAAGTTGTAGGTGGTGTTGCTGCCGCTCTGGTGGGTTTTATACGTCACCTCATCAGCAGCCTCACAGTGAGCGTCCCAGTGAAAGTATACAAGTCCGTCGTAGGTAGTGTTCGCTTGGAAGGTCAGGTTGTGTGTGGGTACTGGGCCGAGTATCCCCGAGTCGACATTGACAAGTGCGCTCTGGCTGACGAGGTTACCGACGAAGGTGTACACTGCCTGAGTAAGGAAGGTGTCATTCTTGGCAAGCGAAGGTCGAAACTCGGTTCCGTTGCTTGTACCCATAGCGGTTGAAAGGGATGTGATGTTGTTTGTGGCCGCGTCAGCTGGTGCCAGGGGAAGTCCAATGACACCAGTGCCTTCCTCGTAATGGGTGTATGGTCCAACTGTAAGGCTGAGGGTACCAACGGGTACAAGGAGAGTTCGCGTCAAGATTAGCACGGTCTGCATCAAGCCATACCACCAAGAGTATCTCGCCACGGTCCTTAACGTCCAGACACTAAAGTTGTCACCAATCTCGTCCAAGTCTCTGATCCTAACAGGCATCTGCGTGGTCAACGCaaaaagatgaagacgacgaaagTCGTGTACAACCCATTGGACAACGACGCCAGCAGGGGCCAAGAGTGCCGAGAGAGCTAAACCGGAGTATAGCTGGTCGACGGGGAGCTTCTCGCTTGTGCGGAACACGCGTCTCTTGGAGGCGTCATTGTCAAGCAAGGCACCCGTGTAGGACCACGCCACGGAAAACAGAGCGGCTGAGAGGTACACgcccaagatgatgatgtagGCCTTCAAGTAGTTGTCGAGCTTGTACAAGCCCTTTGTGGCGTCGTTCTCGACCGTAGGTGCAGGAGGACGGTGGTTGGCGTCTTGGCGAGCAGCATTCTCGGGCCGGTCCTCTTTTTCGAGAGACGAGTAAACTGCAGGAGTCCCCATGATTTGTTATCTCTAAGCGAGGCAAAAGGTGTATGTGGAAAGAAGACGAAAATGTCGTGTTTTCGGGTGATGGGCTTGAGAGCGTAGAGGGACGGACACGGACACGGACACGGGGAACGGATTTGTGAAACCGGCAATTGATCGCTGGGACCCCACGATGCCCCCTGCACTTACAGATTGATGTTgcatcgaggttgaggaacGTTGATTTGCTAGTTTTAGTGTGGTTAGTTTGTGAGTCGCAATTGGTCCATAGTCCGAACTCCGTTTCAATTTTACCACTCAGTGGCTGGTAATCATAACCACAACTGCTCTACCACTCAATTGGTTGAGATGCTTGGTTGACTGTGTATTTATTTCCATTATCCAGGACACTTGATGGGTCTAAATCCATCAACGACTACCTAGTGTTCTTGGGCTTTTTCAGTTGTTATGCTACTCGGATCTCGACATGTCTTTAGGTGCCGGCGGAGATGCTGCTCACCCACTGCTCGAGAACAAGCCGGAGTTAGGACTGAAAGCAGAAGGGTAGTAATAGTGACAGCCTCCGGTCCAGGTGTTCAAAATGGTGCCCTTGCGGGAAAGCAAATATGGAATCTCACCACTGCCTCGATTGTGCACTTGCCGCCCCTAGCaccctggagctcctctGGTCTCTACTTATAAGGGGATCATTGCTGTATATTTACCTTTCGCATGTTGCTCCCCTCAAAGAACTTCAGTCCCTGCTTCGCTCTGATGATACAAGTCTCAACATCGAAAATCCTGCACAGCTCGACGAAGAATGCGGCTTCCATGAGACTTACAAAAGGGAAAGAATGTGATTACGATTAACTAGATATACTAACTTTAGACCCTGCCGCTTTTCAATATCCGCCCCTAAAAACGCCTTTACCGATCATGTCGGTGCTGTAGCTCCGCCCAACCCTTTAAGTAGTAGATGTCTCCGGCTGAGCGCTGTCATCAATGATTGTCGGCCACCAGTCCTCTATCGTCCCGTCAAAGGGCTGAGAATCCCAACCTGCCATGTCTAGCATGTCGCCGCTATCGCAAACGTGCTGCAACCATTTGTTGACGTCATCGTCTTGGGTGAAATCATTCGTGTTGAAGATGAATCCCTCTTCGATGGCGCTGTAGTCATTGACGTACAGACCTCTGGTGAGGTTTGGATCAAAGAACTCAGAAAGAATCTCGGCTCCATTTGAGAGGTCAGGCATGAAAGATGGTGAGcaagaggtcaaggttgtTGCATCGCTGCCGAGCAGCGACGGGGTTTCCCCGAGGAGCGAGTCTTCCCTGGGTCTTGGCGATGTTTCTTCAGCTGGCTCGCCAGGCTTAGACTGTGGGCTGACATTCTGTAGGTGCTCGTGCGGGTTCTGCTGATCTGGTTCCTTCGTGTTCCGGGACGTAGGCTCCTGGGATGGTTTGTCTTCCTTCGGTAGTGTAGGAACGAGCAGTTGGGATTGCTTGCCGAAATTCGGGAATGCCTCTGCGAATAGCCTATTGATCTCATTTTCCCGCCACTCCTCTTCCGTTTTGGCAAGTACGGCAGAAGTGAGTGATGCCTTCGATATCACTTCCGCGCCCATGCTCATGCCCAATTTGGAAACCACTGGATATGTTTGTGGGCGCGGCGAATCTTGGTCCTCCTCATATGGCGCATCGCTCATGACAATATCCTCGGTGACATGCAGGCGTTTCCCGGTGCGCTTCTTATGGATCTCGCTTGCCATTAAAGCGGATTCCATGCGGGCTTTGGCGCTTCGGTCGGTGCGACGGGAGGCGGCTATATATGCTCGTTCTCGGTAGTCGTCACGAGATCGCTTTAACTGCAGGTCTCGTTAGTGCTGCGCTGGGGCTGGGAATCCGGGAGGGTCGGATGTGTACTGCAGTCATGGCTATGGAACCCAGGGGAGCTTGGCTGTAACCCGAGCTTGGCTATTTGTGGTTTAGAACGCAAAGCCGCGAGTATCTTAGGGTAGCGTTATTAAAGGCACCGGACGATGAATCTTCGGAGCTGTGGTACTATTCAGAGCAGAGAGGATACCGAGACGAGGTGATGCCTTTGTAGTCTAAATGGCTGAGCTCTTAGTCGCGGGGAGACGGCCTTTACTCCTACGAAGGCGGGTCTGAATGCTTTGAAGATAACCGAAGAAGGGAAGCAAGGTTTTACTTCAGCTGGACCCGCACGGGAAGGAATTCAATCATTCGTGATCCGCTTCCAGGTTGCTATGGCGCGGAATCGGGCCGTTAGCTCTTTTCGGGGAGGTCTACCGTTCACTCCGTTCTCAGCGCCGGCAAAGCCAAATCTCTGGCCGTTCTGTTACTGTAAAGGAAGTGGAGAAGGCGGAACGCTCTGAAACTAGCTTTCACGGATTCAGGGAAACCTGGCAGCCAAGGCGGAGCTCTTCTTATCCGCCGAAAGTCAATTAGCCGATGCCCCCGATACGGACGATGCCTGCACTTTTGTCTGATCTCAGTTGAATGCGGTTAATGGGCGGGCTGCTTGTATTTCAATCACCGCTCTGGCTGTAGGCCTTGTAGCAAGCCTTTATAGATATCATTGGCAGCCCTTCATGGCTATGAATGGCCATGTGGAATATGACCGAGCTCATGCTTTTTCTTTGCGCATAAGAGTAGTGAACTCTTGATGGTTATTTATACATATCGAAAGTCAAGCTAAGTTCGCGCCGTTGTTGGCGCTCGTCCAGTTGAACCGTTTCCGTCAGCTGTACGGGGGCCCCTTTGTGGAAACTGACCACTGCTCGAAAGAAACCCAATATAGTTCGGACAACATCTTTCGAGGTCCCTGTCGAAGAAGCATAAGGCCATTGCGGAATAACGTGCCATTGGGAAGTTCAAGTTGATTTAGTCAATATCACTACCTTCAATGTCTATTAGATAGCTCAGGCAGATCCTAGTGATGGTATTTGCCCCAACTCAGTGGCTTTGTGATCAGTCAAGGGGCTATGTTGGAGCGGGGACCAAGCTATAAATGCGCAAATGATATTCAAAGAAATACACTTTTGGATAGGAGAATAGCTATCTCGGAGGGGATCGAATTGTTTACCTACTGTCATAAATGGCCTTATCCGACGTCCTCTCGTCCCCGCCTCGTCTTGCGTGCTAGAGCTTCACTGCCGGAAGCGGGCAAGCTGCGCCATGATATTCTGTACTTGGAtttcatcctccttcttcttcgctgccgcggcttcctcctcccttttcttcctttctgcctcctccgcctccttcctttccttctcctccttctccttttgCGCTTGCAGACACGACCCACAGACGTGTTGATCTCGGTTTTCATAGTTTGCTTGCATACCGCAGTACTTATGCTGCATAGCAAGGGGGCAGGATATACGGATAGGCCTGCTGAGACGCTGACGGTATCCGCACTCGGTACAGTCCACGACGTAGTGAACAGTGTAGCACATATTGGCAGTATTCTTCTTTGGGGTACATATTTGCATTAGTATTATGGGGATGTTCGTGCTGGTGATGAGTATTTAAGGGGCAAGTGGGCATTTGAGAAATAGTTTGCTATTATATATGTTTGCGTTGTGACTAAGCAAGTGTCAAATTCGCTACTGAATACTTAGCTGGCCTATCAAACTCAGACTTGTTGTGGAATGTAttcaaaaaaaaaaaaaaaaaaagtccaTCATCACTGTGAAAACAGGTTACGCAATTCAGATACGATCAAAGCCGGCGCGTTTATGCACCTGATTTTGTCATAGAGCCACAGGTCGTAGTACGGCACGACGCGAGTTCTCGCAACGCTGGTTTACACATAGATTAGCTTCTGAATCACGAAGAATTCCCAAATAAGTCTTGGTTCCATGTCGCTGTGTCTATTAGCAACGTCTAAGGCTATCCGCTATCAAGCACTGCGACCTAGCATACCAAGTCTTGCAATCACACACTGTTGTGACCAAGCAACAACACTGATATGTTTGGTGCTTTGACAACAACTGCAGGGGGCAGGGCGTCGCCAGAGTCATGTACAATAACATATCATCGTAGGATTTGGAAAACTGAAACCTGCTCCATCAAGTAGGCAAAATGAAGCGTTCTCCTGAGTTGTTTTGCCATATGGCAATGATTGATAGTTTATGAATATCTCTGTGCAAGTAATAAACCCAGAAGC encodes:
- a CDS encoding HET domain-containing protein gives rise to the protein MARDDDKVGLKVLISRGVHYHSRDNHGRTPLTRAAMNGSLLAVETLVKEDSRGFIQVDDRDFEDIDKKDHGGKSPRDWAKDRAALDKVWTLICNRASSVFGRKLRERDVTAEEANDNANGSDYKNIFDRRETFTMFRKSPRSSSPKKPRPSTPKKPSKLRLFSTPDKMETPTKDETTPTAPMESPPAPAPPVDSELAKAETFSMEQIRRARNPIMNIAVRGTINRFSLEFFLLPGERRSRSHVLVELDEKIRFRDSEGNVADIKGLAIWMKHVGDNFDGELHVRYVIEGRHFVEPLARFQFPLVNATKPVSEHVTTIDVINVLQGLIGEFPAIHRKTLTQFTFRLHKGRLLGCRDAVTQWMIRLNLAGIVGWHYTRQEVENVEYIGRQAVSGRGFDTMIDQNFASDMVCDEWGFLSVVVKVSPVCRAIWQPNTYRVIKHAGKDLPYMKDENDKVICTEQWIPNKD
- a CDS encoding hypothetical protein (Expressed protein) — protein: MTALKRSRDDYRERAYIAASRRTDRSAKARMESALMASEIHKKRTGKRLHVTEDIVMSDAPYEEDQDSPRPQTYPVVSKLGMSMGAEVISKASLTSAVLAKTEEEWRENEINRLFAEAFPNFGKQSQLLVPTLPKEDKPSQEPTSRNTKEPDQQNPHEHLQNVSPQSKPGEPAEETSPRPREDSLLGETPSLLGSDATTLTSCSPSFMPDLSNGAEILSEFFDPNLTRGLYVNDYSAIEEGFIFNTNDFTQDDDVNKWLQHVCDSGDMLDMAGWDSQPFDGTIEDWWPTIIDDSAQPETSTT